The Neofelis nebulosa isolate mNeoNeb1 chromosome X, mNeoNeb1.pri, whole genome shotgun sequence genome has a segment encoding these proteins:
- the ZIC3 gene encoding zinc finger protein ZIC 3 isoform X1, which produces MTMLLDGGPQFPGLGVGSFGAPRHHEMPNREPAGMGLNPFGDSSHAAAAAAAAAFKLSPAAAHDLSSGQSSAFTPQGSGYANALGHHHHHHHHHHHAGQVPSYGGAASAAFNSTRDFLFRQRGSGLGEAASGGGQHGLFAGSASSLHAPAGIPEPPGYLLFPGLHEQGAGHPSPTGHVDNNQVHLGLRGELFGRADPYRPVASPRTDPYTAGAQFPNYSPMNMNMGVNVAAHHGPGAFFRYMRQPIKQELSCKWIDEAQLSRPKKSCDRTFSTMHELVTHVTMEHVGGPEQNNHVCYWEECPREGKSFKAKYKLVNHIRVHTGEKPFPCPFPGCGKIFARSENLKIHKRTHTGEKPFKCEFEGCDRRFANSSDRKKHMHVHTSDKPYICKVCDKSYTHPSSLRKHMKVHESQGSDSSPAASSGYESSTPPAIASANSKDTTKTPSAVQTSTSHNPGLPPNFNEWYV; this is translated from the exons ATGACGATGCTCCTGGACGGAGGCCCGCAGTTCCCCGGGCTGGGAGTGGGCAGCTTCGGCGCGCCGCGCCACCACGAGATGCCCAACCGCGAGCCGGCGGGCATGGGGCTGAATCCCTTCGGGGACTCGTcccacgccgccgccgccgccgccgccgccgccttcaAGCTGAGCCCCGCCGCGGCTCACGATCTGTCTTCGGGCCAGAGCTCCGCGTTCACGCCGCAGGGCTCGGGTTACGCCAACGCCCTgggccatcaccaccaccaccatcaccaccatcaccacgcCGGCCAGGTGCCCAGCTACGGCGGTGCAGCCTCCGCCGCCTTCAACTCCACGCGCGACTTTCTGTTCCGCCAGCGCGGCTCCGGGCTCGGCGAGGCGGCCTCGGGTGGCGGGCAGCACGGGCTCTTCGCCGGCTCGGCGAGCAGCCTGCACGCTCCAGCTGGCATCCCCGAGCCTCCTGGGTACCTGCTCTTCCCCGGGCTGCATGAGCAGGGCGCCGGGCACCCGTCGCCCACAGGGCACGTGGACAACAACCAGGTCCACCTGGGGCTGCGCGGGGAGCTGTTCGGCCGCGCCGACCCGTACCGCCCGGTGGCCAGTCCGCGCACGGACCCCTACACGGCCGGCGCGCAGTTCCCTAACTACAGCCCCATGAACATGAACATGGGCGTGAACGTGGCGGCCCACCACGGGCCCGGCGCCTTCTTCCGTTATATGCGGCAGCCCATCAAGCAGGAGCTGTCGTGCAAGTGGATCGACGAGGCTCAGCTGAGCCGGCCCAAGAAGAGCTGCGACCGGACCTTCAGCACCATGCACGAGCTGGTGACACATGTCACCATGGAGCATGTGGGGGGCCCGGAGCAGAACAACCACGTCTGCTACTGGGAGGAGTGCCCTCGCGAGGGCAAGTCCTTCAAGGCGAAGTACAAACTGGTCAACCACATTCGAGTgcacacgggcgagaagccctTCCCGTGCCCCTTCCCGGGCTGCGGGAAGATCTTTGCCCGCTCCGAGAACCTCAAGATCCACAAGAGGACCCACACAG GTGAAAAACCTTTCAAATGTGAATTTGAAGGCTGTGACAGACGCTTTGCCAACAGCAGCGACCGCAAGaagcacatgcatgtgcacacctCGGACAAGCCCTATATCTGCAAAGTGTGCGACAAGTCCTACACGCACCCGAGCTCTCTGCGCAAGCACATGAAG GTTCATGAATCTCAAGGGTCAGATTCCTCCCCTGCTGCCAGTTCAGGCTATGAATCTTCCACTCCACCCGCTATAGCTTCTGCAAACAGTAAAGATACCACTAAAACCCCTTCTGCAGTTCAAACTAGCACCAGCCACAACCCTGGACTTCCTCCCAATTTTAACGAATGGTACGTCTGA
- the ZIC3 gene encoding zinc finger protein ZIC 3 isoform X2, with translation MTMLLDGGPQFPGLGVGSFGAPRHHEMPNREPAGMGLNPFGDSSHAAAAAAAAAFKLSPAAAHDLSSGQSSAFTPQGSGYANALGHHHHHHHHHHHAGQVPSYGGAASAAFNSTRDFLFRQRGSGLGEAASGGGQHGLFAGSASSLHAPAGIPEPPGYLLFPGLHEQGAGHPSPTGHVDNNQVHLGLRGELFGRADPYRPVASPRTDPYTAGAQFPNYSPMNMNMGVNVAAHHGPGAFFRYMRQPIKQELSCKWIDEAQLSRPKKSCDRTFSTMHELVTHVTMEHVGGPEQNNHVCYWEECPREGKSFKAKYKLVNHIRVHTGEKPFPCPFPGCGKIFARSENLKIHKRTHTGEKPFKCEFEGCDRRFANSSDRKKHMHVHTSDKPYICKVCDKSYTHPSSLRKHMKCCPAWYPGQSLIPDEELDTDVGMQQPALHNTTYPKCRVHAQPTVQEMIY, from the exons ATGACGATGCTCCTGGACGGAGGCCCGCAGTTCCCCGGGCTGGGAGTGGGCAGCTTCGGCGCGCCGCGCCACCACGAGATGCCCAACCGCGAGCCGGCGGGCATGGGGCTGAATCCCTTCGGGGACTCGTcccacgccgccgccgccgccgccgccgccgccttcaAGCTGAGCCCCGCCGCGGCTCACGATCTGTCTTCGGGCCAGAGCTCCGCGTTCACGCCGCAGGGCTCGGGTTACGCCAACGCCCTgggccatcaccaccaccaccatcaccaccatcaccacgcCGGCCAGGTGCCCAGCTACGGCGGTGCAGCCTCCGCCGCCTTCAACTCCACGCGCGACTTTCTGTTCCGCCAGCGCGGCTCCGGGCTCGGCGAGGCGGCCTCGGGTGGCGGGCAGCACGGGCTCTTCGCCGGCTCGGCGAGCAGCCTGCACGCTCCAGCTGGCATCCCCGAGCCTCCTGGGTACCTGCTCTTCCCCGGGCTGCATGAGCAGGGCGCCGGGCACCCGTCGCCCACAGGGCACGTGGACAACAACCAGGTCCACCTGGGGCTGCGCGGGGAGCTGTTCGGCCGCGCCGACCCGTACCGCCCGGTGGCCAGTCCGCGCACGGACCCCTACACGGCCGGCGCGCAGTTCCCTAACTACAGCCCCATGAACATGAACATGGGCGTGAACGTGGCGGCCCACCACGGGCCCGGCGCCTTCTTCCGTTATATGCGGCAGCCCATCAAGCAGGAGCTGTCGTGCAAGTGGATCGACGAGGCTCAGCTGAGCCGGCCCAAGAAGAGCTGCGACCGGACCTTCAGCACCATGCACGAGCTGGTGACACATGTCACCATGGAGCATGTGGGGGGCCCGGAGCAGAACAACCACGTCTGCTACTGGGAGGAGTGCCCTCGCGAGGGCAAGTCCTTCAAGGCGAAGTACAAACTGGTCAACCACATTCGAGTgcacacgggcgagaagccctTCCCGTGCCCCTTCCCGGGCTGCGGGAAGATCTTTGCCCGCTCCGAGAACCTCAAGATCCACAAGAGGACCCACACAG GTGAAAAACCTTTCAAATGTGAATTTGAAGGCTGTGACAGACGCTTTGCCAACAGCAGCGACCGCAAGaagcacatgcatgtgcacacctCGGACAAGCCCTATATCTGCAAAGTGTGCGACAAGTCCTACACGCACCCGAGCTCTCTGCGCAAGCACATGAAG tgTTGTCCTGCTTGGTATCCGGGACAGTCTCTAATTCCTGACGAAGAACTTGATACTGACGTTGGTATGCAGCAGCCAGCCCTCCATAACACTACCTATCCTAAATGCAGGGTTCACGCCCAACCTACTGTGCAAGAAATGATTTACTGA